AGCTGTTTGAAAGCGGTACTACATATGCAAGTTCCAACACCCCGCAGTTGGCCGGGGAGGGACCGCGGGCCGAGCCCCTGGCCCCATTATTCCACAATCCAGATGGGACTCGTGATTAGAAAATAGAATTGGCCAAAGCTGTCTCGGAATCCCTTCCCCACTTCTAATTTCATCAGCCGTCTTCATCGGTGCCAAAAGAGCAAAGAAATTATGTCGGTTActtttagagggaaaaaaagtcaCGGATACATTGTAGAAATTTCACTTCAGGATTTCCAACTTTTCAGGACTGGCATTCATCACAGTTAGCATTTTTACAACCGGAGTGGCACCTTTGAAAATACATTCTACGTATTCTTTTCAGTGtgtagttgttttctttttcaaaatcacaAACATAAAAATCATCAACTATCTTTCCCCTTGATTAACCAACTTGATTAACCCCTTGATGTGCTATCCTCACCAGCTGTCCTCATCACAACTTATTACTCGTGcagatatcctctctctctctctctctctctctctctctctctctctctctgtctctctctctctgtctctctctcctctgtttctgtttcttccttaaaTCTGTTTCATTTTCACGCCAGGGTATTTTCAGAGGGAAAATccaaaaaaacaattaaataccttcAGTGGCATTGAGCCTAAGCAAAACCCCTGGACAATCCAAGCTGGCTGTGCAGAGCTTTGCAGAAAACTCTGCCTGCtcccccggcagcccagcggggcTGTCGGTGCACGCAGGACATTTTACGTGGCTCTGCAGCTCGCTCCCCGGGGGCGGACGCGCAGGGCCACCGCGCACTCGTGGGACTCTGCCAGGTTTCCCCGGAGCCTTGTGTCTTTTGTGCTTCCACGGGGCCGGGCAGGGCGCAGGCTGGAGGCCGCCGGCCGGCTCTGGGCGCAGCCCGGGGAGGGGGGCACTCCGCCGTTGTCTACTCCTGGTGGCGCGGGGGCGGCGGCTTGAGCTCTCCCAGGCCGCAGCCTGCCTCGGAGGACAGATTGCCCCCTCCCCCCGGCGGGCAGCACGCGTCTCCTTTGGCGTCCAGATTGGCCGCGACCGGCGCTCAATAGCGGGAGGTTAATTTCCTTCACAAAGGTGAAGGGGgcatggctgggggtgggggggcctgcGCCCAGACAGGCGGCCCCTTTATTCCGCAGCGCCTTGATTGGAGCCCTTGATTTAGCATCTGATGTCAACCGACAGACAAAATGCCCGCTAGGAATGAAAATGCATGAGGCCGCGCGGGGAGGGCGGGCACCAACTTCACAGGGGCGCACGCGGCGGAGTACCCGGCCAGACCCGGCTCCGGGCCTCGCGGAGGCTCGGGGCGCGCGGTGGGGGGGGATTTATCCCCCCACCACCCCAAAATAAAAGTTCCGAAATTCCAATCCCTCTTGGAACCTGGCCCAGCTCGCCTCCCGCTCCCGCGACGCAAGGAAGCGCGTTACCAACTGTTTTCTCAAACTCCAGAGAGACATGTCCTGGAGCTGCGCGCACCAGAGCCGCCCTCGGCTGCAGCCCAGTCTCTCCACGCCCGCAACTCGGGCTACGATTGCCACGAGGACCCCGGGCCGCTCGGGCCACGCCGTCAGAGGCACTGGCCAGGGCTCAGGCCGCACGGACTTTGCAGCTATGTTCGACGCGCGGTTTCTTTCCCCGCACGCCACGCAGAGCTGCCGCGCCCGAGGCGGCGTGTGCCCACCCCACACCCACGCAGTCCGCGCGCgcaaccccccccccaacatcCCGGGCTCCAGCTCGCGCCCGGAGCCCTCCTGACATATTTGGAGCCCTTCTCCTCCTTTGTTGCTATTTTGCTCGCGACCCGCGCGTAATCCGCGCGCGGGAGGGGGGCGCGCATTGTCGTGCTGACGGACGGGCCCATTTGGCGGCTCCGCGCCCCCCGGAGGAGAGACACAAAGCCCAGGCACGTGCGCCTCCCCATAGAGGAGCAGCAGACCGTGAAGGGAGGCGGGGCCGGGCGTGTGCCTGGCCCGGGCGGGGCGGCCGCGGGGCGCGCGCGGGGGTCCCGCGCCCTCAGGTACATCTGCCGCACCTAGCGGGCGACCCCCGAGTGCCGGCCCCCTTTTTGCCACTCCGGCGCCCTCCCACCCCGCCGGGCGGAGGAGCTGCGGGCGCGCTGATTGGCTCCGGGGAAAGCGGGAGGCGAGAACAATGGCCCCCTCCCCCCGTTAAAAGGGAGCGGCTCCCGGGCCAGGGGACAGGGACGCGCGTGCGGGCCGCAAAGCCGGGCCGGGCCGCCTCCGACGCCACGCGAGTTCCGCAGCCGCCGCGCCCGGGCCATGGGCCGGGGGCACTGAGGGCCGCCGGGGTCGAGCGCGGAGGTGAGAGCGAGCCGGCTGCCGGGCCCTAGCGCCGCGCCAACATGCCCCGCGGCTTCCTGGTGAAACGCAGCAAGAAGTCCACGCCCGTGTCCTACCGGGTCCGCGGCGGCGAGGACGGCGACCACGCGCTGCTGCTCTCGCCCGGCTGCGGGGGCGCTCGCGCCGAGCCCCCAGCACCGAGCCCCGGGCCGGGGtcactgccgccgccgccgtccgCCGAGCGCGCCCATGCGGCGCTCGCCGCCGCGCTCGCCTGCGCGCCGGgcccgccgccgccaccaccgccgGGCCCGCGGGCCGCACACTTCGGCAACCCCGAGGCCGCGCACCCGGCACCGCTCTACAGCCCCACGCGGCCCGTGAGCCGCGAGCACGAGAAGCACAAGTACTTCGAGCGCAGCTTCAACCTCGGCTCGCCGGTGTCCGCCGAGTCCTTCCCCACGCCCGCCGCGCTGCTAGGAGCAGGAGGCggaggcggcggtggcggcgcgAACGGCGCTGGTGGCGGTGGCACCTGCGGCGGCGACGCGCTGCTGTTCGCGCCCGCCGAGCTCAAGATGGGCACGGCGTTCTCGGCCGGCGCCGAGGCGGCTCGCGGCCCGGGGCCCGGACCCCCGctgccccccgccgccgccgccgccgccctgcgGCCCCCGGGCAAGCGGCCCGcgcccccttcctcttcctccgccgccgccgccgccgccgcggaacccccagccaaggcagccaagGCCTCCGGCGCCAAGAAGCCCAAGGCCATCCGCAAGCTGCACTTCGAGGACGAGGTGACCACATCGCCCGTGCTGGGGCTCAAGATCAAGGAGGGCCCGGTGGAGGCGCCGCGCGGCCGCGCCGGGGGTGCTGCGCGGCCCCTGGGCGAGTTCATCTGCCAACTGTGCAAGGAGGAGTATGCCGACCCGTTCGCGCTGGCGCAGCACAAGTGCTCGCGCATCGTGCGCGTGGAGTACCGCTGCCCGGAGTGCGCCAAGGTCTTCAGCTGCCCCGCCAACCTGGCCTCGCACCGCCGCTGGCACAAACCGCGGCCCGcgcccgcagccgccgccgccgcccgcgcgccAGAGCCCGAGGCTGCTGCTGCCAGGGCCGAGGCGCGGGAGACgctgggcggcggcggcagcgacCGGGACACGCCGAGCCCCGGCGGCGTCTCCGAATCGGGCTCGGAGGACGGTCTCTACGAGTGCCACCACTGCGCCAAGAAGTTCCGCCGCCAGGCCTACCTGCGCAAGCACCTGCTGGCCCACCACCAGGCTCTGCAGGCCAAGGGCGCGCCGCCGGCACCCCCGGCCGAGGACCTACTAGCCCTGTACCCCGGGCCCGAAGAGAAGGCGCCCCAGGAGGCGGCCGGCGACGGCGAGGCGGCCGGCGTGCTGGGCCTGGGTGCGTCCGCCGAGTGCCACCTGTGCCCGGTGTGCGGGGAGACGTTCCCCAGCAAGGGCGCCCAGGAGCGCCATCTGCGCCTGCTGCACGCCGCCCAGGTGTTCCCCTGTAAGTACTGCCCGGCCACCTTCTACAGCTCGCCGGGCCTCACGCGGCACATCAACAAGTGCCACCCGTCCGAGAACAGACAGGTGATCCTCCTGCAGGTGCCCGTGCGTCCGGCCTGCTAGAGCGCGCGCCCCGGtccacacccaccccaccccccgggtGCCCAGAACTGTGCCTTCGCTTGGAGACCCGCAAAAGAGAGCGGCGCCCCTGCCCCGCGGCCGCTCCGGGAGGGACAGGTGCCGTCTCCGCTCCTCTCGGTGTGGAGTGACAGTAATCCGCATCCTCTCGCTGGGACGCCTCCCCGACCCTCCTCTCGCGTGGTgcctccagccctggcttctgtcgCGGCGCAGCGGGAGTCGCGGTGTTTGCGTGCgcggtgtgggtgggtgggggtctcgGGGTCGGGGGGCGCGCTCCCCGGCGAGGGGGAGAAGCTGTTTTTTCTTGCTAGTGTTCTGTGTGTCCCTGGTCTAGACTTGCGGTTTGCTCTCCTGCCAAGCTCtgctctgcgtgtgtgtgtgtgtgtgtgtgcgcgtgtgtgtagCCTACGGGTTGTTTTGGGGTGAATCTGGAGGAATCAATGCCTTTATATTTCACAGGCTGTAAACCGAACTCCCCCACACAATTTAGCTTTATTATGGCTTGTGAACTGCTGGAGTCTGGCTTTACCTTTTTGTATGTGAACCAATCAAATcgcttaaaaaaagaaacgagTTTTCTTTAGTATAGCCACAAATGCCTTGAACTGTTGtctgtttgggattttttttggggggtgtggggggaagggaagggacttTCCTAAGATGCTGTAGTAACTGCCTCAGTATTTCAAGTGAGacttttttttgtgggggggtGATCATCTGTGTTGGGGGTAGGACTTCTTTCTACGTATCATTCCCTCTACACGTATATGTTGATTTACGAAGAAttgttatttattctttatttatttatattaattatggAGATTATGATATTATTtgattgcaaatttttttttttggtgcgcTTTCCCTGGCCCCTGTCACTCTTGACATTTCACTGTGCATTTTACAAGACAGCTTTTTGCTAAAGGGATCTGCGGGAAAAAAAGTTTTAACTTTTATACCTATCGGAGTGAATTACAGACAACCTCCCATTTTATCCTGCTTGGAGGGTCTCCCTCGGCCCTAGTACGACCGACAGCTCTTACTTTTAAATGCAATCTCTTTTCTACatacattattttcttaattgttaGCTATTTATAGAAAGCTTCAATAGAACTGTTTCAACTGTATAACTATTtactattcaaataaaatattttcaaagtcaaGGTGTGGTGTGTTCATTTCTGCCTCCCTGGGGTCCAACACAGATTGGAAGAGAGCTTCCCATGATGATTTCCTGCAgctgtctttgtttttatttatttatttattttttatagagagagagagagagagagagaagagagagagagagagagagagagagaaaaccgcCGGCACCCTCTCCCGTGTCCTGGTTGTTGAGGGTTGGACCCTGTCCCTGTGGCCCCAGAAGCAACCCTGCGGAAGCAACCCCGGGGCCCTTGCAGAGGTCCTGGAAGCTGGGTTTGGACGAAGGCCACCAGGAAGCCGCTGGAGCACCCCTTTAATATAGCAAAGCTTTTCTTTCCCAACAAGACGAGTTTCAGTGTAACTGCGACTCGACAAGACGGGTTTCAGTATAACTGCGACTCCCAAAGAAATAAAGTGGGTCTGGAcccaccccactctcacccccacccctccccgggttgggcgggggggggggggaggagaatcCACTAGAAAAAAGTAGACATGATTTTACGGTCAGATTCCCCACCCCAAGCTCCCAGAGAGGGAAGCAAACCAATCCACATTGGGATGCAActgaagtgaagcaactggggtTGGGGTGAGCAACCAAGTCTGGGGGACACGGGATACCATCTGTTTGGGACATCAAATTTAATAGCAGGTAATTACAATGTTTCCAGTTACGTGGCTCTCAGCTCTTGGAAGAACAAATCCAGCGAACATTTTGAGCTTGTTTTCCTGTCTTTGAAACATCCGATTACTGAGCTGTGCTAGGTATCACCATGGTACGTTTGCTTCcttttgtgtgtttttgctttttttttttttctctctcccaccaaATCTAACATTTGAGGGTCAGAGAGATGTTAGAATTCTGCACAGGAAAAGGGAAAGGGTCTGCATTACCAAAGCTGGCTGGGGCGTGGGCGGGAGGAGCAGGCCAGGGGGAACTTGGAAGGAAAACTTGAGTTGAGCTCTCCTGCTCGAATTCAATTCCCAGCCTGAAGTTCCCGCGTGGCAGAGAGTTCTGTCCAGTCGAAGGCTGAACCCTTGGACGCCTGGAATCTCCCTTTGTTAGGGCCCCGAAACAGACTCCTCGGAATAACAATGAAAGATTACAGGCGGCAGGTTAAGCAGCCCCGGGgacaaatggccaggagcctttTATCGCTGACAACTTGGTCTTTTACCAGGTTGGAAAATAAGGGAAGACAAAAGCTTGGGCGATCGAGCGGAGATGGAGCAGCGGCGTTTGTGATACCCTGCAAACTTTGAATGCTCCCTCCCCCTCCGGTGACCACAGTATAAGAGCTTGGAAAATAAGCTTTGTGAGTGACAGCATGGGTTAAGAGAGCCCCCTACACTCAGGGTCATGTACAGGTGTTTTGCAATCAAAAGTTTCCTTAAAAGCCACCAGAGTGGCAACACACAGTGTACCCAGACCTGTACTGCAGGGTCAGGATCTTGTCTGTCTACACTGGTGTTGCTTTGTGTCTAGTCCATCCTCCTAAGGCGTGAGTGTATCCAGGGTCCAACCTTTAGAATAAATGTAATCTGGTGGTGTTCACAAACCCGTTCCCTTATCCACTGCAGGCATTTATTTCAATTATCTGTTCTAAAATAGAAGCCAAAATTTCATGTGGATGAGATAGCAAATGAAATGTGTAATAGGGAGGTGGACTAAACAGCTTGGAGGAGACAGAAAAACTTGGCCAGTTGATTTCAGTTATGCAATAGGAGTTAGCAGAATAGCCCACAGGAAGGAAATcaggtgtctccctctctccctccctctcccctacctctACCTCCCTGGATGACAAGTTCAGAGTAGAACACGGAGTTGAAATGAATGCAGCAACTTTACAAATACTCAAGGGCTGCCGAGGGCACCCGTGTGCCCCAGGCTTGGGGGGCCATCCGTGGAAGGCGCTCCCagacccccagcccacccccagacTCTTGGCAGAGGCTGGGTGGTgagcatggtgggggggggggcggggtagGAAAGGCACCATGGCCAAGGAGGGTGCTGTTGATAGAACAAAGGAAGCAAGCTTTGATTCTTGTCAGTGACACCCACTTGAGGCATGCATCCCGCCTGTTGCTGGCTTTACTTCCCTCTTGGAGCCTGGGGAAGCTGAAGCTCCTTCAGCCTCCAGAGCAGGAGGACCGTGCTGGGAACTGTGTGACCCACGGGAACGCATTCAGAGTCCTGTGCTGGGCAGGCATTCATTCCTTCCAcgcagcaccacagatggaggcgaTGGAGCCCTTCCGATAACCCGAGGCCCATTGCAGAGTTCATCACTCTGGGGAGGCTGCCATGGCTCACGTGGACTCGGGGTGCCCTGCAGACACTGGGGTGCTGGCAGTGGGACCAGGCTACAGCAGCCACAGGTGGATGCTGCCAGGGCGAGTGACGGCGAGTGAGGGTGCAGGacttctcccctgcctccctgtggTCTGCTGCTGGCCCATTGCACCCTCCTGGATCTTGCTCTCAACTCCACAGACATTCACTGAGTCGTCAAACCAAACAAGGCAGAAGAGACTCCAACAATCTTAGTGAATGAATAACAGGAATTCTCCATGTAGTCCTGCAACAGGGCTGTGCAGGCTCCTTGGCTTTGGTTGAGTCCATTGGCTTCGTTCTCACCAGTAAACCAGAGCCCATGCTCCTAGAACACGCCCGAGGGAATCTACAAGCTGTTGGGAGACACTTGGGGAGGATTCCTGAGACTGACATGAGAGGGGCAAAGAccccatgttgggggcagggcagggctgtcttTGTGCTGTGACATTTAGGAGTAGTTAAGTATGCAGCCTGTGGCAGGCTTACTTGGAGCAAAAGCTGGCCTCTTTCTGCAAAAGAGACACTGACCTCTTACacagagattttcttttcttttcttttagatttatttattcaaaagtcagagttacacagggagaggagaggcagaaagagagagagagaggtcttccttctgatggttcactccccaattggctgcaacagccagagctgcgcccttctgaagccaggagccaggagcttcttccaggtctcctacatgggtgcaggggcccaaggacttg
The window above is part of the Oryctolagus cuniculus chromosome 11, mOryCun1.1, whole genome shotgun sequence genome. Proteins encoded here:
- the INSM1 gene encoding insulinoma-associated protein 1; the encoded protein is MPRGFLVKRSKKSTPVSYRVRGGEDGDHALLLSPGCGGARAEPPAPSPGPGSLPPPPSAERAHAALAAALACAPGPPPPPPPGPRAAHFGNPEAAHPAPLYSPTRPVSREHEKHKYFERSFNLGSPVSAESFPTPAALLGAGGGGGGGGANGAGGGGTCGGDALLFAPAELKMGTAFSAGAEAARGPGPGPPLPPAAAAAALRPPGKRPAPPSSSSAAAAAAAEPPAKAAKASGAKKPKAIRKLHFEDEVTTSPVLGLKIKEGPVEAPRGRAGGAARPLGEFICQLCKEEYADPFALAQHKCSRIVRVEYRCPECAKVFSCPANLASHRRWHKPRPAPAAAAAARAPEPEAAAARAEARETLGGGGSDRDTPSPGGVSESGSEDGLYECHHCAKKFRRQAYLRKHLLAHHQALQAKGAPPAPPAEDLLALYPGPEEKAPQEAAGDGEAAGVLGLGASAECHLCPVCGETFPSKGAQERHLRLLHAAQVFPCKYCPATFYSSPGLTRHINKCHPSENRQVILLQVPVRPAC